The DNA window AATTAAAAATAATAAAAATGTTAAAATCGTAAATTAACTTCGATTAAATGAAGAATTTATTGAATATTAAAGGGTGTTTGTGACGATTATTTTATACTCGTCATATTTCCACAAAGATTTTCAAGATGAAAAATTTTATGAAATGGACTTTTTACTTCATTGAGATGTTCCTTATCCTGAATAAAAGTATATCGTGATGCAATAGAGTTCATATCGGAAACGATGACCAACCAACATTCGTCTACAGAAGTGTCATAATAGGGAAATTTTTCATTTTTCTTTTCAATTAATTCCAAGATCTTATCAGAACAAAGCTCATCAAATAAATTCATACTGTATTCGTGAGTAATAAAGACATTTCTACGGTGCGAAGATTTTCTAAGACTTTTCACACAGCCTACCGGCTTATTTTTTTTTATGCTTTTGTAAATGGATAAAATACTTTCCTGTTGCTCCTCCAAGATATCAAATTTAAAATCCGAGTGAAATTCTAAAAAATAAACACCACGATATTTCGTAGTGTCTTCTTGTTCTAATAATATTTCAGCCTGACGGAAAATCTTGTTCAAATTACTTTCAATCTTCTTCATTTCCAAATGATTGATCACCTCTGTTAGCTCGATCCCAATTTTTTTATCATTCAAATTAGCGATAAAATCGGGGCTTTCACAGGTAAGATTTTCAAACTTAACATCAGGGAAATGATGCATAAACGAATTCAGCAGTAAAATTTCTGATTTTTTCTTATATTTTTCCCGATCATGAAGTTGTGATTCATCTATTTTACGATGATACTTCTCTATCGGCTTTTTTTTCAAATGTCGATTCAGGTAATATAAGCTTAGATTCTTGATTAAATCTTCATCTGAAAATACCTTTTTCATCCTCTTCGTTTTTATTATTGTTAATAAAACATGAAACCTATAGTTTTATTCGAGAAGTTTTTGATTATCAAAAAATTACACTTAAAGGTAAGTAAAAAAACTATTCAACAGATACTTTTAAAAATAATTTGTTAAATAATTAATGTAGAGTTTATTTTCATTATCAATACCTTTGGCTATCTAATCTAAAACTCTGGTTCATGGATTTTAAAAATTTTAAAATACCCTTTAACATCAATCCTCAATATACGAAGAAAGTAGCCTATTTTTCTATGGAATTTGCTCTCGAGCAAGTTTTAAAGATCTATTCCGGAGGTCTCGGTTTCCTTGCTGGTTCTCATATGAGAAGTGCTTATAATCTGAAACAGGATTTTATAGGAATAGGTATTCTCTGGAAATTCGGATATTATGATCAAGCTAGAAATCATGATCAGACATTACAGCCCGTATGGACAAAAAAAATGTATAGTTTCCTTGAAGATACGGGAATAAAATTTCAAATAGAAATCCATAGTGCGCCAGTTTGGGTAAAAGTCTGGTATCTGGATCCAGAAACATTTCATACAGCACCCATGTTTTTTTTATCTACAGATGTTCCTGAAAATGATCACGTTTCAAAGACCATCTGCCACAAACTATATGATGCCAACGAATCGACCAAACTGGCACAATACATTTTATTAGGAAAAGGAGGCGCAAAATTACTGGATGAAATGAATCTTGATAGGGATATTTATCATCTTAATGAAGCACATGCTCTTCCTGCAGCATTCTATTTACTAAAAAAATACAAGGGAGACCTAAACAAAGTAAAGGAAAAACTGGTCTTTACAACCCATACACCCGAAGAAGCAGGAAATGAAAAACATAATCTGAAATTATGTTATGACATGTCCTATTTCTCTGATTTCAGCATGGAGGAAGCAAAAAGCATTGAAGGAGCTCAGGATGATCGTTTTAATCATTCACTTTGTGCGCTGCAGATGGCTAAAGTAGCCAATGGGGTTTCTCAGCTGCATGGGGTTGTTTCAAGAGCGATGTGGAGTAAATATCCTGGAATTTGCGAGATTAAGTCAATCACCAATGCACAGGAATTTAAATACTGGGCCGATAAACGACTTTATAACGCTAAAGACGAAAGAGACGAAACGGTATTCGATTATCGTAAAAAATATTTAAAAAAGAGACTTTTCAAGATCGTTGCAGATCAAACCGGAAATTTATTCGATCCAAATATCTTTACAATTGTTTGGGCAAGAAGATTTGCAGGATATAAACGAGCTGATTTACTTTTACATGATAAAGACAGATTTTACAAATTATTAAACAATCCTAAATATCCGGTTCAAATTATATGGGCAGGAAAGCCTTACCCAATGGATTACACTGCAATTTCCACCTTTAATACCCTTGTTGAAGAAAGCAATAACCATAAGAATATGGCTGTTTTAACTGGCTATGAGCTCTCTTTAAGTAAATCTTTAAAACAAGGTTCAGATCTATGGCTTAACAATCCAAGAGTTCCCAGGGAAGCATCTGGAACTTCAGGCATGACCGCCGCAATGAATGGCTCCGTAAAT is part of the Chryseobacterium paludis genome and encodes:
- the glgP gene encoding alpha-glucan family phosphorylase, which produces MDFKNFKIPFNINPQYTKKVAYFSMEFALEQVLKIYSGGLGFLAGSHMRSAYNLKQDFIGIGILWKFGYYDQARNHDQTLQPVWTKKMYSFLEDTGIKFQIEIHSAPVWVKVWYLDPETFHTAPMFFLSTDVPENDHVSKTICHKLYDANESTKLAQYILLGKGGAKLLDEMNLDRDIYHLNEAHALPAAFYLLKKYKGDLNKVKEKLVFTTHTPEEAGNEKHNLKLCYDMSYFSDFSMEEAKSIEGAQDDRFNHSLCALQMAKVANGVSQLHGVVSRAMWSKYPGICEIKSITNAQEFKYWADKRLYNAKDERDETVFDYRKKYLKKRLFKIVADQTGNLFDPNIFTIVWARRFAGYKRADLLLHDKDRFYKLLNNPKYPVQIIWAGKPYPMDYTAISTFNTLVEESNNHKNMAVLTGYELSLSKSLKQGSDLWLNNPRVPREASGTSGMTAAMNGSVNLSTDDGWIPEFAKHKENSFVVPKVDYMNMSIYEQDTYDLNKLYEILENDIIPTYYNNTNAWRKIQYNAMDDVKNQFNSDRMADEYYKILYNHQ